One genomic window of Hyphomonas adhaerens MHS-3 includes the following:
- a CDS encoding MotA/TolQ/ExbB proton channel family protein, whose protein sequence is MSDFLTVLMQPAGIVLVPLFACSVIALALIADRAVALASLKGLGQQAEQAVRRTATEKGAAAALAEVQAAHPFYEAAAEVLKDNLHADKHLREEAASLELQAAGRGLSRRLTGLTTIAGLAPLLGLLGTVIGLMVAFQALEGTSGPVEPGIVAGGLWQAMITTVIGLVIAVPCLVCHAWFRSRIRYRMADAVALLTTLSLAADMQEDRP, encoded by the coding sequence ATGTCTGACTTCCTGACCGTCCTCATGCAGCCTGCCGGCATCGTGCTGGTGCCGCTCTTTGCCTGCTCCGTTATCGCGCTCGCCCTGATTGCTGACCGGGCCGTGGCTCTGGCGAGCCTGAAAGGGCTCGGCCAGCAGGCCGAACAGGCTGTCCGGCGCACCGCGACGGAAAAGGGAGCCGCAGCCGCACTGGCTGAAGTGCAAGCCGCGCACCCGTTCTACGAAGCTGCTGCCGAAGTTCTGAAAGACAATCTGCATGCAGACAAACACCTGCGCGAAGAGGCTGCGAGCCTCGAACTGCAGGCCGCCGGGCGGGGACTGTCTCGCCGCCTGACCGGCCTGACAACAATTGCCGGACTGGCCCCGTTGCTGGGCCTGCTCGGTACGGTGATCGGCCTTATGGTCGCCTTCCAGGCACTGGAAGGCACGAGCGGACCGGTTGAGCCGGGTATCGTGGCGGGCGGCCTGTGGCAGGCAATGATCACAACGGTGATCGGGCTGGTGATCGCTGTGCCGTGCCTCGTCTGTCATGCCTGGTTCCGCTCCCGCATCCGCTATCGGATGGCCGATGCCGTGGCCTTGCTGACCACCTTGTCGCTTGCTGCGGACATGCAGGAAGACCGCCCATGA
- a CDS encoding TonB-dependent receptor plug domain-containing protein produces the protein MKLTTQTAIGVALLFGALPAIAQETETDAAQSEAVELDAIDIEDTRAPLPAYRGFIAEDSGLSIIDKESLTGLEDGSGDAMDALRLMPNVNFDVNHSSADRDDLLDLRPADISISGGQTYDNAFRIDGVGVNSVMDVTNDNPQSIFDVAGASAQSIFLDPSLIGSIELRDSNISARYGEFSGGVVDVGIRDPDDAFGVSLRYGYESDELLDYITDDDADLDLADPPPEFTKWRVHGTVDAPVNDQLRFLFGFGRTVADVTYPVSASYGDNFRGFQSTSDNYLVKGIYDFSDTLRLTSSLVYSPYESESAAAAGIQNLVTSKGGGLTFKTELDGQNGALDWLIRASYVDSDSSREAPPVQYSWSSAAPSIDFCTGRNCTIGGIGNLDQTQRDYALEGEASHPLFGGTFDFGGTVSHVDAHKGREQEQRLYSRGVYDPDTVCADPSEESCIDGEIAATQYNLYPGFSSDAEILQGSLWAEQANSFGPVDVRAGLRVSADDYLKNTNFAPRLSAVWNIRDDVQLTAGANRYYTRNLLAYAISEDEPDSYLYRRTGTSDGTDLVFSPDDWSLYRWSILTSYHDAKLDTPYSDEATLALTFPAFRKLNGIGRLKAVQRWHRDQIVARPMENVNQIDEDGVPYTRRVRYPSNNGKTDYLGLSAEWVGTWKNTSFTLNAAWSETYNNADDEGEYFDEYDPEELLEDLIYYQGQVMPKSQLQDEAYRENFAAPFTANAAIRSTWLDEALDTTLWLYWKDEYETIGDTREDIEVGGLDYDVYDTLVRDASLRVDLNATYTIPEFSKGRVQLEARVSNLFSSLPHTDVTDRDPYQLGRAVWLGINYVY, from the coding sequence ATGAAACTGACAACACAGACTGCCATAGGCGTCGCCCTCCTGTTCGGGGCACTCCCAGCCATCGCGCAGGAAACTGAAACAGATGCTGCACAGTCCGAAGCGGTCGAACTGGACGCAATCGATATCGAAGACACCCGCGCCCCCTTGCCGGCATATCGCGGCTTCATCGCCGAAGACAGCGGCCTCTCCATCATCGACAAGGAGTCCCTGACCGGTCTGGAAGACGGCTCCGGCGATGCCATGGATGCCCTGCGCCTGATGCCGAACGTCAATTTCGACGTGAACCACTCCAGTGCCGACCGGGACGACCTGCTGGACCTGCGGCCGGCCGATATCTCCATCTCCGGCGGCCAGACCTATGACAACGCGTTCCGCATTGATGGTGTCGGCGTGAACAGTGTGATGGATGTCACCAACGACAACCCGCAGAGCATCTTCGATGTCGCGGGCGCCTCGGCGCAATCGATCTTCCTCGATCCGTCGCTGATCGGGAGCATCGAGCTGCGCGACTCCAACATCTCGGCCCGCTATGGCGAGTTCTCCGGCGGTGTTGTCGATGTCGGTATTCGCGATCCGGACGATGCGTTCGGCGTGAGCCTGCGCTACGGCTATGAGAGCGATGAGTTGCTGGATTACATCACGGATGACGACGCGGACCTCGACCTCGCTGACCCGCCGCCGGAATTCACCAAGTGGCGCGTGCATGGCACGGTCGATGCGCCGGTGAATGACCAGCTCCGCTTCCTGTTCGGCTTTGGCCGCACCGTGGCAGACGTGACCTATCCGGTCAGCGCCAGCTATGGCGACAATTTCCGCGGCTTCCAGTCGACCTCGGACAACTACCTCGTCAAAGGCATCTATGATTTCTCCGACACGCTGCGCCTGACAAGCAGCCTGGTCTACAGCCCGTACGAGAGCGAATCTGCAGCGGCGGCGGGTATCCAGAACCTCGTCACCAGCAAGGGTGGCGGCTTGACGTTCAAGACGGAACTCGACGGGCAGAACGGCGCGTTGGACTGGCTGATCCGCGCGTCTTATGTCGATTCCGACTCCAGCCGGGAAGCGCCGCCGGTCCAGTACAGTTGGAGCTCTGCCGCACCGAGTATCGACTTCTGCACCGGCAGAAACTGCACCATCGGCGGCATCGGAAATCTCGATCAGACCCAACGTGACTATGCGCTGGAAGGCGAAGCGAGCCATCCGTTGTTTGGCGGCACGTTCGATTTCGGCGGAACGGTTTCCCATGTCGATGCTCACAAGGGCCGCGAACAGGAACAGCGCCTCTACTCACGCGGCGTCTATGATCCGGATACGGTCTGTGCAGACCCGTCCGAAGAGTCGTGTATTGATGGTGAGATTGCAGCAACCCAGTACAACCTGTATCCGGGGTTCTCTTCAGATGCAGAAATCCTGCAGGGCTCGCTTTGGGCAGAGCAGGCAAACAGCTTCGGGCCTGTGGATGTCCGCGCGGGTCTGCGCGTGTCGGCGGACGACTACCTGAAAAACACAAACTTCGCACCACGCCTCAGCGCTGTCTGGAATATCCGGGACGATGTGCAGCTGACGGCGGGTGCCAACCGCTACTACACGCGGAACCTGCTCGCCTATGCGATCAGCGAAGACGAGCCAGACTCCTATCTGTACCGCCGGACAGGCACTTCGGACGGAACTGATCTTGTCTTCAGCCCGGACGATTGGAGCCTTTACCGCTGGAGCATCCTGACCAGCTATCATGATGCGAAACTCGACACGCCGTATTCCGACGAAGCGACACTGGCGTTGACCTTCCCGGCCTTCAGGAAGCTGAACGGCATTGGACGACTGAAAGCCGTCCAGCGCTGGCACCGCGACCAGATCGTCGCCCGCCCCATGGAGAACGTGAACCAAATCGATGAAGACGGCGTACCCTACACCCGCCGCGTCCGTTACCCCTCCAACAACGGCAAGACCGACTATCTCGGCCTGTCTGCGGAGTGGGTCGGCACATGGAAGAACACGTCCTTCACGCTCAACGCGGCATGGTCGGAGACCTACAATAATGCCGACGACGAGGGCGAGTATTTCGACGAATACGATCCGGAAGAACTTCTGGAGGACCTCATCTACTATCAAGGCCAGGTGATGCCGAAATCCCAGCTTCAGGATGAAGCGTATCGCGAGAATTTTGCGGCACCCTTCACGGCGAATGCGGCGATCCGCTCGACCTGGCTCGACGAGGCGCTCGACACCACGCTCTGGCTCTACTGGAAGGATGAGTACGAGACGATCGGCGACACCCGGGAAGACATCGAGGTCGGTGGCCTTGATTACGACGTCTATGACACCCTTGTCCGCGACGCCTCCCTGCGTGTCGATCTCAATGCCACCTATACCATTCCGGAATTCAGCAAGGGCCGGGTGCAACTCGAAGCGCGGGTCTCAAACCTGTTCAGCAGCCTGCCGCATACGGACGTGACAGACAGGGACCCCTACCAACTCGGCCGCGCCGTGTGGCTGGGCATCAATTACGTCTACTAG
- a CDS encoding error-prone DNA polymerase, whose protein sequence is MTGFAELAVTTNFSFLRGASHGAELVQRAAELGLSAIGVADRNTLAGVVRAHTAAKEAGLKLLVGARLVPLEGPEILAYPMDRAAYGRLSRLLSDGKMKPDVPKGECHLTLESILAASEGQVLIVMPPAVPPTGFADTLRDIAAAAPGRTWLAARYTYSGRNRERIARLEELAASAGVPLVATNDVLYHTPERRPLQDVLTCIREHCTLETAGYRLEANAERHLKSPAEMARLFQGFEEAVAQTEAIAARCQFNLDELAYEYPDEPVPHGATPQSHLTKLTWRGAENRYPDGIPEQVSRQLKEELALIEELSYAPYFLTVHDIVAWARSKGILCQGRGSAANSAVCYCLGITSVDPTLTKLLFARFLSRERREPPDIDVDFEHERREEVIQYVYGRYGRHRAALTATVISYRSRSAVREVCKVLGLSEDISSALANGVWGSWNDAMPDKRIVEAGLDPRSPLIRRAILLTRQLIGFPRHLSQHVGGFVLTQGPLTETVPIGNAAMDKRTFIEWDKDDINALGIMKVDVLALGMLTCIRKAFDMLESHKGIHHTLASIPPDDQPTYDMLCRADSIGVFQVESRAQMAMLPRLRPRVFYDLVIEVAIVRPGPIQGNMVHPYLRRRNGTEPVRFPSPAPEHGPPDELERILERTKGVPLFQEQAMQIAIDAAKFTPDEANGLRRAMATFRHLGTIHNYEEMLVSRLIERGYDPVFARSCYEQIKGFGEYGFPESHAASFALLVYVSSWLKCHHPDIFCAAILNSQPMGFYAPAQLARDAQEHGVEIRPVDVNHSDWDNTLEPVEGDSGLFAVRLGFRQVDGLKQADMEQLMVHRAGGYDSPDALTRRARLTRAVLERLAAADAFRSMGLSRRDALWKIRGEAPGHALPLFAAADLAEQGTEEDVDLPQVPPSEHVLQDYQTHRLSLKGHPMHFLRNAHTRRGIVSTAEATGRGNGQRVETSGLVLVRQRPGSASGVVFITLEDETGIANLVVWPRVLERFRPVVMRARILHVIGRVQSADNVTHIVAERLIDCTDDLSLLSEDALRDPLNGVLARPDEVRRPVAPRKGPAGRPSGGRHPRNVRVIPPSRDFH, encoded by the coding sequence ATGACCGGTTTTGCCGAACTCGCCGTGACGACGAACTTCTCCTTCCTGCGGGGGGCGAGCCATGGCGCCGAACTGGTGCAGCGGGCGGCGGAGCTGGGCCTCTCTGCCATTGGCGTCGCCGACCGCAACACGCTGGCCGGGGTCGTCCGGGCGCACACCGCGGCAAAGGAGGCTGGTCTGAAACTGCTGGTCGGGGCACGGCTGGTGCCGCTGGAGGGGCCGGAGATCCTCGCTTACCCGATGGACCGCGCCGCCTATGGCCGCCTGTCGCGCCTCCTGTCGGATGGCAAGATGAAGCCGGACGTGCCGAAAGGCGAATGCCATTTGACGCTGGAGAGCATCCTCGCCGCCAGCGAGGGCCAGGTGCTGATCGTCATGCCGCCAGCCGTTCCGCCCACCGGGTTCGCGGACACGCTGCGCGACATCGCCGCCGCCGCGCCGGGCCGCACCTGGCTTGCCGCGCGCTACACCTATTCCGGCCGCAACCGGGAACGCATCGCCCGGCTGGAGGAACTCGCCGCCTCTGCAGGCGTGCCGCTGGTGGCAACCAATGACGTGCTCTACCACACACCGGAACGCCGCCCCCTTCAGGATGTACTGACCTGTATCCGCGAGCACTGCACCCTTGAGACGGCGGGCTACCGTCTGGAAGCAAATGCCGAGCGGCACCTGAAAAGCCCGGCTGAAATGGCGCGCCTGTTCCAGGGCTTCGAAGAGGCGGTGGCCCAGACAGAGGCCATCGCCGCACGCTGCCAGTTCAACCTGGATGAACTGGCCTATGAATATCCGGACGAACCGGTCCCGCATGGCGCAACGCCGCAAAGCCACCTGACGAAGCTGACATGGAGGGGCGCGGAAAACCGCTATCCGGACGGCATTCCGGAACAGGTCTCCCGGCAGCTGAAAGAGGAACTCGCCCTGATCGAGGAGCTTTCCTACGCGCCCTATTTTCTGACCGTGCATGACATCGTCGCCTGGGCGCGCAGCAAGGGCATCCTGTGCCAGGGGCGCGGGTCTGCGGCGAACTCCGCCGTCTGCTACTGCCTCGGCATTACCAGCGTCGACCCGACCCTGACCAAGCTGTTGTTCGCCCGTTTCCTGTCACGCGAGCGCCGGGAGCCGCCGGACATCGACGTCGATTTCGAGCATGAACGCCGCGAGGAAGTCATCCAGTATGTCTACGGACGGTATGGCCGCCATCGCGCCGCCCTGACGGCAACGGTGATTTCCTACCGGTCCCGCTCCGCCGTCCGGGAAGTCTGCAAGGTGCTTGGCCTCAGCGAGGATATTTCAAGCGCACTGGCCAATGGCGTCTGGGGCAGCTGGAACGATGCCATGCCGGACAAGCGCATCGTCGAGGCAGGGCTGGACCCGCGCAGCCCGCTGATCCGCCGGGCCATCCTGCTGACCCGGCAGCTGATCGGATTCCCGCGTCACCTGTCCCAGCATGTCGGCGGCTTCGTGCTGACACAGGGCCCCCTCACCGAGACCGTGCCCATCGGCAATGCCGCCATGGACAAGCGCACCTTCATCGAATGGGACAAGGACGACATCAACGCGCTGGGCATCATGAAAGTGGATGTGCTGGCGCTGGGCATGCTGACCTGCATTCGCAAGGCCTTCGACATGCTGGAGAGCCACAAGGGCATCCACCACACGTTGGCCAGCATCCCGCCGGACGACCAACCGACCTATGACATGCTGTGCCGGGCCGACAGTATCGGCGTGTTCCAGGTGGAAAGCCGCGCGCAGATGGCGATGCTGCCGCGCCTGCGCCCGCGCGTCTTCTACGATCTCGTGATTGAGGTCGCCATCGTTCGCCCCGGCCCGATCCAGGGCAATATGGTGCACCCCTATCTGCGCCGCCGGAACGGCACGGAACCCGTGCGCTTTCCCAGCCCCGCCCCGGAACATGGCCCACCGGACGAACTGGAACGGATCCTGGAGCGTACCAAAGGCGTGCCCCTGTTCCAGGAACAGGCGATGCAGATCGCCATTGATGCCGCAAAGTTCACACCCGACGAAGCCAACGGCCTGCGGCGCGCCATGGCGACCTTCCGCCACCTCGGCACGATCCATAATTATGAGGAGATGCTGGTCTCGCGCCTGATCGAACGGGGGTATGATCCGGTGTTTGCCCGGTCGTGCTATGAGCAGATCAAGGGCTTTGGCGAATATGGATTCCCCGAAAGCCATGCGGCCTCCTTCGCCCTGCTCGTTTACGTGTCCTCCTGGCTGAAATGTCACCATCCGGACATTTTCTGCGCCGCCATCCTGAACAGCCAGCCCATGGGGTTCTACGCCCCTGCCCAACTGGCGCGGGATGCGCAGGAGCATGGCGTCGAGATCCGCCCGGTGGATGTGAACCATTCCGACTGGGACAATACGCTGGAGCCGGTGGAGGGAGACTCCGGCCTGTTCGCTGTGCGCCTCGGCTTCCGGCAGGTCGATGGGCTGAAACAGGCCGACATGGAACAGCTGATGGTGCACAGGGCGGGTGGTTATGACAGCCCGGACGCCCTGACCCGCCGGGCGCGGCTGACCCGCGCCGTGCTGGAACGGCTGGCGGCGGCGGATGCCTTCCGCTCCATGGGTCTGTCACGGCGCGATGCCCTGTGGAAGATCCGCGGTGAGGCGCCGGGACACGCCCTGCCGCTGTTCGCGGCCGCCGACCTTGCCGAACAAGGCACGGAGGAGGATGTGGACCTCCCACAAGTTCCGCCTTCTGAGCATGTGTTGCAGGACTACCAGACGCATCGCCTGTCGCTGAAAGGCCACCCGATGCACTTCCTGCGAAATGCCCATACGCGGCGCGGCATTGTCTCCACCGCTGAGGCCACCGGGCGGGGCAACGGCCAGCGGGTGGAGACGTCCGGCCTGGTGCTGGTGCGCCAGCGGCCCGGATCCGCCAGTGGGGTCGTCTTCATTACGCTGGAGGATGAGACCGGGATCGCCAATCTGGTCGTCTGGCCGCGTGTGCTGGAACGGTTCCGCCCCGTCGTGATGCGCGCGCGGATCCTGCACGTGATCGGCCGGGTCCAGTCAGCCGACAATGTCACCCATATCGTGGCGGAGCGATTGATCGACTGCACGGACGACCTGTCCCTGTTGTCGGAAGATGCCCTGCGCGATCCGCTGAACGGGGTGCTGGCCCGGCCGGACGAGGTTCGCCGGCCTGTCGCACCGCGCAAGGGCCCCGCCGGACGCCCTTCCGGGGGGCGTCATCCGCGCAATGTCAGGGTCATTCCGCCAAGCCGCGACTTTCACTAG
- a CDS encoding energy transducer TonB, which produces MNRVSPFVLLVAASGVMHLAGAGGALVYLSGAEPAVIEKTSLRVALGSRGASAGQPVEAVPQEAPDTQPEPPPEKRPEPKPKPKVPSPEPVAEPVQEPEPETLIETTETPEPEPEKATSQPAAVAGNAGQTGTVSDTEMDTDGEKDDAGYQAMLVSYDGIVLGHLARFKTFPPAARMRGEEGYVGVEFVIGRDGQMVKCRLLETSGSRRLDKAALSQLRSAAPYPAPPDQADWTTRTYRTEMRYSLN; this is translated from the coding sequence ATGAACCGGGTGTCCCCCTTCGTCCTGCTTGTCGCTGCCTCGGGAGTCATGCATCTCGCCGGGGCAGGCGGGGCGCTTGTGTATCTGTCAGGTGCAGAGCCTGCCGTCATCGAGAAGACCTCGCTTCGCGTCGCGCTCGGATCCCGTGGCGCATCCGCTGGGCAACCTGTTGAGGCCGTTCCACAGGAAGCGCCGGACACACAGCCGGAACCGCCGCCGGAAAAACGACCGGAGCCCAAACCAAAGCCGAAAGTCCCCTCGCCGGAACCCGTCGCCGAACCTGTTCAGGAGCCTGAACCGGAGACGCTGATCGAGACAACGGAAACACCAGAGCCTGAGCCTGAAAAGGCAACGAGCCAGCCAGCGGCCGTCGCCGGTAATGCCGGACAGACTGGAACCGTATCGGACACTGAGATGGACACGGACGGTGAGAAGGATGACGCAGGCTATCAAGCCATGCTGGTCAGTTATGACGGCATCGTGCTGGGCCATCTCGCGAGGTTTAAAACTTTCCCGCCAGCGGCGCGGATGCGGGGCGAGGAGGGCTATGTCGGCGTCGAATTCGTCATTGGGCGGGACGGCCAGATGGTGAAATGCCGTCTGCTTGAAACGTCCGGCAGCCGCCGGCTCGACAAGGCGGCCCTCAGCCAGCTTCGCTCTGCCGCGCCTTATCCCGCGCCGCCCGATCAGGCAGACTGGACAACCCGAACCTACCGGACAGAAATGCGCTACTCGCTGAACTGA
- a CDS encoding cytochrome-c peroxidase, whose protein sequence is MSLTKIKSPSQAGKLRAALLAMGCLLAISCKGAEVPQPAAEPDLGCGPQICAEGATLREVYAGPVETWPAVETTNDTPFEEMALLDRPVPAERSAMARLGEALFFDPILSASGQIACASCHHPDLAFTDGIRSSIGHDRQQGKRNAPTLLDKADQPVFMWDGAAMSLEHQAMMPISNPIEMAETQAALVETMNADPDYAARFNEVTGQDTIEMQDITAALAAYERTLTRRTKFDLFLEGDRDRFTDQELFGLHLFRTKARCMTCHSGPRLTDDEFHNIGLTYYGRKYEDLGRYALTEAPEAVGQFKTPSLRHVGRTGPYMHNGLFSSLRGIVNLYNAGGARPRPRPGMENDPLFPETSELLPELNLTPDERDALVAYLETL, encoded by the coding sequence ATGTCCCTGACGAAGATCAAATCGCCATCGCAGGCCGGGAAGCTTCGCGCTGCGCTGCTGGCTATGGGCTGCCTGCTGGCGATATCCTGCAAGGGCGCTGAGGTTCCGCAACCGGCCGCGGAGCCGGATCTCGGATGTGGACCGCAAATCTGTGCTGAAGGGGCAACTTTGCGAGAGGTCTATGCCGGGCCTGTTGAAACCTGGCCAGCCGTCGAGACCACGAACGATACGCCTTTCGAGGAGATGGCGCTGCTGGACCGTCCTGTGCCGGCTGAAAGGTCCGCCATGGCCAGGCTCGGCGAAGCGCTGTTCTTCGATCCGATCCTCAGCGCTTCCGGTCAGATCGCCTGCGCCTCCTGCCACCATCCTGATCTGGCCTTCACCGACGGCATTCGTTCTTCCATCGGGCACGACCGCCAGCAGGGGAAACGCAACGCCCCGACACTGTTGGACAAGGCCGACCAACCGGTTTTCATGTGGGACGGTGCAGCCATGAGTCTGGAACATCAGGCCATGATGCCGATCTCCAACCCCATCGAAATGGCTGAGACGCAAGCCGCACTCGTCGAGACCATGAATGCCGATCCGGACTATGCCGCCCGGTTCAACGAGGTGACGGGCCAAGACACAATAGAAATGCAGGACATCACCGCTGCGCTCGCCGCCTATGAGCGGACGCTGACACGGCGCACGAAGTTTGATCTTTTCCTCGAGGGCGACAGGGACCGTTTCACGGATCAGGAACTGTTCGGCCTGCACCTGTTCCGGACCAAGGCACGGTGTATGACCTGCCATTCCGGTCCGCGCCTGACGGATGATGAGTTCCACAATATCGGCCTGACTTATTACGGCCGGAAGTATGAAGACCTCGGCCGCTACGCGCTGACGGAAGCCCCGGAGGCTGTCGGCCAGTTCAAGACCCCCAGCCTCCGCCATGTCGGGCGCACGGGGCCCTACATGCACAATGGCCTTTTCTCGAGCCTGAGAGGCATCGTGAACCTCTACAATGCCGGCGGCGCCCGGCCGCGTCCGCGCCCTGGCATGGAGAACGATCCGCTATTCCCGGAAACCAGCGAGCTGCTGCCAGAGCTGAACCTGACGCCCGACGAGCGGGACGCGCTCGTGGCTTATCTCGAAACCCTGTGA
- a CDS encoding Y-family DNA polymerase, with protein MRRYLSIWFPEWPLDRLRRARRRPSSHGPDSAARPAEPHPFVLHEKSTHGLAVAAANAPAMEVGIHAGLSLKDARGALPGLMTEQIDRESDATALLALADWMVRFSPLVCTDGIDGLLLETTGCDHLFGGEAGMATALSAQVSQAGYGHRLAFAGTPGAAWALARTVAEDGAPVILPPGAERQGLAALPVRALRLSGPVQTLLRRFGLTRIGQLYNIDRKALSRRFQSREAVDAVMLRLDQALGVRAEPFAPLRPPPDYAARLPCPEPLSDSAGISEGLSCLTEELCARLSAHGLGAQGFVFHVFRSDGETRSLTVNMARPVRQPAHILRLFRERLDRIDPGFGIDLLLLEAVRTAPMEAGSQPLSTDLAMTITDLGLLSALADRIQARLGEGRAMIIQPEARHPPDKAERHVPFTGQLPEDTPPPPDTLPGLRPLRMLDRPEPIDAVAEVPDGPPLRFVWRRVVRRVVKADGPERIAPEWWTYLPPANGAAQAMPRARDYYRVEDEHGHRYWIFREGLYDDGRGSQPEWFLQGLLA; from the coding sequence CTGGCCGTGGCGGCGGCGAACGCACCTGCCATGGAAGTCGGTATTCATGCCGGGCTCAGCCTGAAGGATGCCCGCGGCGCCCTGCCGGGCCTCATGACCGAACAGATCGACCGGGAGAGCGATGCAACAGCCCTGCTGGCCCTTGCCGACTGGATGGTGCGCTTCTCCCCCCTCGTGTGCACGGATGGCATCGACGGGCTGTTGCTGGAAACGACGGGCTGCGACCACCTCTTCGGCGGGGAGGCCGGCATGGCGACGGCCCTGTCGGCGCAGGTCTCGCAGGCGGGATATGGCCACCGCCTCGCCTTTGCCGGAACACCCGGCGCAGCCTGGGCTCTGGCGCGGACCGTGGCGGAGGACGGGGCGCCGGTAATCCTGCCGCCGGGGGCCGAGCGGCAGGGTCTGGCGGCGCTGCCGGTGCGGGCGTTGCGGCTGTCGGGGCCTGTGCAGACCCTGCTGCGCCGCTTCGGCCTGACGCGGATCGGACAGCTTTACAACATTGATCGCAAAGCACTTTCCCGGCGCTTCCAGTCCCGCGAGGCGGTGGATGCGGTGATGCTGCGGCTGGATCAGGCGCTAGGGGTGCGGGCCGAGCCGTTTGCGCCGCTGCGCCCGCCGCCGGACTATGCCGCCCGCCTGCCCTGCCCGGAGCCGCTGAGCGACAGCGCCGGGATCAGCGAAGGCCTAAGCTGCCTGACCGAGGAGTTGTGCGCGCGCCTGTCGGCGCATGGCCTGGGCGCGCAAGGCTTTGTTTTTCATGTGTTTCGTTCCGATGGCGAGACGCGCAGCCTGACCGTCAACATGGCCCGGCCCGTGCGCCAACCGGCCCATATCCTGCGCCTTTTCCGGGAACGGCTGGACCGGATCGACCCCGGTTTCGGCATTGATCTCCTGCTGCTTGAGGCCGTGCGAACGGCTCCCATGGAGGCCGGAAGCCAGCCATTATCCACTGATCTTGCCATGACCATAACGGACTTGGGGCTGCTTTCCGCGCTCGCAGACCGGATCCAGGCACGATTAGGCGAGGGCCGGGCCATGATCATCCAGCCGGAGGCCCGACACCCCCCGGACAAGGCCGAGCGGCACGTGCCCTTCACCGGCCAGCTGCCCGAGGACACCCCGCCGCCACCCGATACCCTGCCGGGTCTGCGCCCCCTCCGCATGCTGGACCGGCCGGAGCCGATCGACGCGGTCGCCGAAGTGCCGGACGGGCCGCCCCTGCGCTTCGTCTGGCGCCGGGTGGTGCGGCGCGTGGTGAAAGCCGACGGCCCGGAGCGGATCGCGCCGGAATGGTGGACCTATCTGCCCCCGGCAAATGGCGCGGCGCAGGCCATGCCCCGCGCGCGGGACTATTACCGTGTCGAGGACGAGCACGGCCACCGCTACTGGATCTTCCGTGAGGGGCTTTATGATGACGGGCGCGGCAGCCAGCCTGAATGGTTCCTGCAGGGACTGTTGGCATGA
- a CDS encoding ExbD/TolR family protein: MINAAPNESVDEENIQPNLTPLIDVVFMLIVFLLLTANAAQYVVTVDLPEANSATSSEGEALLLQPPESEGGAWVLDGEPYDDSAAVRQALVRALDGNEDKALVIAIDAAASSQRLIDAMELATEAGANAVDISTEKRAE, encoded by the coding sequence ATGATCAACGCGGCGCCAAATGAAAGCGTGGATGAAGAAAACATCCAGCCGAATCTGACACCACTGATCGATGTCGTGTTCATGCTGATTGTCTTCCTGTTGCTGACGGCGAATGCGGCGCAGTACGTGGTGACCGTAGATCTGCCTGAAGCGAATTCGGCCACGTCCAGCGAAGGGGAAGCGCTGTTGTTGCAGCCGCCTGAATCAGAGGGCGGTGCCTGGGTGCTGGATGGCGAGCCGTATGACGACTCAGCAGCCGTCCGTCAGGCGCTCGTGCGGGCACTCGATGGTAACGAAGACAAGGCGCTCGTCATCGCGATCGATGCGGCCGCCAGTTCGCAGCGCCTTATAGATGCGATGGAGCTGGCGACCGAGGCCGGTGCGAATGCTGTCGATATATCGACGGAGAAGCGCGCCGAATGA